The DNA region CTTACTCTCTACACATAATGTATCTCCTGTTCTAATATCTTTAAATCCTACAGCTGCACCAATATCACCAGCTTCAATTCGAGGAATAGCATTTTGCTTATTGGAATGCATTTGGAAAATTCTAGAAATCCTTTCCTTTTTACCACTTCTAACATTCAATACATAACTACCAGCATCTAATGCTCCAGAGTATACTCTAAAGAAACACAATCTCCCAACAAATGGGTCAGTAGCAATTTTAAATGCCAAAGCAGCAAATGGTTCAGTAGCATCAGGCTTTCTCATTTCCTCTGCTTCGGTATTTGGGTTTGTACCCACAATACCATCTACATCTAGAGGACTAGGTAAGAACTCCATTACCGCATCTAGCATCGTTTGAACTCCTTTATTCTTAAACGCAGATCCACACAGAATAGGAGTAATACTCATACTGATAGTAGCAACTCTAATTGCATCATACATTTCCTCAACAGAAATAGAATCAGGATCTTCAAAGAACTTCTCCATCAAAGCTTCGTTAGATTCAGCAACAGCTTCAATTAACTTTTCTCTATATTCTACAACTACGTCAGCAATATCTTCTGGAATCGGAACTTCTTCCCAAGTCATTCCTTGATCAGACTCATTCCAAACCATTCCTTTGTTTGTGATCAAATCAACAACTCCTTTAAAGTCATCTTCTGCACCAATAGGAATTTGCAATGGAACTGGGTTAGCTCCTAATCGTTCCTTAATCTGTCCAATAACACTTAAAAAATCGGCACCAGAACGGTCCATTTTGTTCACAAAACCAATCCTTGGAACTTTATACTTATCAGCTTGTCTCCAAACAGTTTCTGACTGTGGTTCAACACCACCAACTGCACAAAATAATGCAACAGCACCATCTAAAACTCTTAATGAACGCTCAACTTCAACAGTAAAATCAACGTGACCAGGAGTATCAATGATATTCATTTTATACTCTGTTCCCTTATATTTCCAGAATGTAGTAGTAGCTGCTGAAGTAATAGTAATACCTCTTTCTTGCTCTTGTTCCATCCAGTCCATAGTAGCAGCACCATCATGAACCTCACCAATCTTGTGATTAATTCCTGTATAATATAGTACCCGCTCTGTGGTAGTAGTTTTACCAGCATCAATGTGTGCCATGATGCCTATATTACTGGTATGTTTTAAATCGCTCATCTTACTCCTAATTAAATATGCTTAAAATCTAAAATGCGAGAATGCTTTATTCGCCGCTGCCATTTTATGCGTATCTGATTTCTTTTTGTATGCTCCACCTTCCTCTTTCGAACCTGCAATAATTTCTCCAGCAAGTTTTTCGCTCATCGACTTTTCGTTTCTTTTTCTAGCGAATAAGATCATCCACTTCATTGCTAAAGAAAGTTTTCTTTCTGGTCTAATCTCTCTTGGAATTTGAAATGTTGCACCACCTACTCTTCGACTTCTTACTTCCACACCCGGAGTAATATTATCTATAGCCGATTTAAATACATCAACACCTTTTTCTTCCGTTCTTTTTTCTATAAGATCCATTGCCCCATAAAAAATCTCGTAGGCTAAACTTTTTTTACCATCCAACATCATCATGTTCACAAACTGTGTAACCATGATATCATTATATCGTGGATCTGCAAGTATTATTCTTTTTTTTGCTCTAGACTTTCTCACTTTCTTAAATCAGTTTTATTTAGGCCTTTTGGCTCCGTATTTAGATCTTCTTTGTGTCCTACCGTCTACACCTGCTGTATCCAACGCACCTCTTACAATGTGATATCTAACACCTGGTAAATCTTTCACTCTTCCTCCTCTAATAAGAACAATAGAGTGTTCTTGTAGGTTATGCCCTTCTCCAGGGATATATGCGTTAACCTCTTTATTGTTGGTTAATCTTACCCTAGCAACTTTTCTCATTGCCGAATTCGGCTTTTTAGGGGTAGTAGTATAAACTCTAATACATACTCCTCTTCGCTGTGGACAAGCATCAAGCGCAATTGACTTACTCTTTTTCTTGGCAGTAAATCTTCCTTTTCTAACTAATTGTTGAATCGTTGGCATAAATCTTTTTTAAAACCTTTGTTCACGCTGATTTTCAGCTAATATTAACATTCCCCAGTTTTTTTTGGGACGGCAAATGTACAAGAAAAGTTTAAGTAATTCAACGGAATCACTATTATTTTTCACTAAATCGAGCAAGAAAAATAATTAATCAACAGTATTATGTTAATTCAAATTTATGGCGATCAATTTTCCTCATATGTAAACAGCTAAAATACATACAAATAGCTTCGGCAATTTACAGAAATCCTAGTATAAATACTAACTGGAGCAACTTTAAATTTCATGCCTATACTTTAACAATCTATTTTGTTTTAATTTGCAAAGCACTCTCACCTGTTGATTACAGGACGTGATAAAATTATTTCAAAAACCCAGCAGTACACAAATGTCTTACCTAGAATCATTAAATCCAGAACAACGAAGAGCTGTGGTAAGCACCGATGGACC from Flavobacteriales bacterium includes:
- the fusA gene encoding elongation factor G → MSDLKHTSNIGIMAHIDAGKTTTTERVLYYTGINHKIGEVHDGAATMDWMEQEQERGITITSAATTTFWKYKGTEYKMNIIDTPGHVDFTVEVERSLRVLDGAVALFCAVGGVEPQSETVWRQADKYKVPRIGFVNKMDRSGADFLSVIGQIKERLGANPVPLQIPIGAEDDFKGVVDLITNKGMVWNESDQGMTWEEVPIPEDIADVVVEYREKLIEAVAESNEALMEKFFEDPDSISVEEMYDAIRVATISMSITPILCGSAFKNKGVQTMLDAVMEFLPSPLDVDGIVGTNPNTEAEEMRKPDATEPFAALAFKIATDPFVGRLCFFRVYSGALDAGSYVLNVRSGKKERISRIFQMHSNKQNAIPRIEAGDIGAAVGFKDIRTGDTLCVESKPIVLESMSFPEPVIGIAIEPKTQADLDKLGVGLGKLSEEDPTFVVKTDEASGQTIISGMGELHLEILVDRLKREFKVECNQGAPQVAYKEAITTETPHREVYKKQSGGRGKFSDIQIVVGPTEGDEEGLEFVNKIKGGNVPREFIPSIEKGFKESMQNGVLAGYPVDRLKVTLLDGSFHAVDSDQLSFEIAGKMAYRNALPKCGPVLLEPIMKLEVVTPEENMGDVVGDLNRRRGQVEGMDSRGDAQVIKAKVPLSEMFGYVTDLRTISSGRASSTMEFSHYDNAPKNVADDVIAKSKGKLETA
- the rpsG gene encoding 30S ribosomal protein S7; the protein is MRKSRAKKRIILADPRYNDIMVTQFVNMMMLDGKKSLAYEIFYGAMDLIEKRTEEKGVDVFKSAIDNITPGVEVRSRRVGGATFQIPREIRPERKLSLAMKWMILFARKRNEKSMSEKLAGEIIAGSKEEGGAYKKKSDTHKMAAANKAFSHFRF
- a CDS encoding 30S ribosomal protein S12, translating into MPTIQQLVRKGRFTAKKKSKSIALDACPQRRGVCIRVYTTTPKKPNSAMRKVARVRLTNNKEVNAYIPGEGHNLQEHSIVLIRGGRVKDLPGVRYHIVRGALDTAGVDGRTQRRSKYGAKRPK